One Seleniivibrio woodruffii DNA window includes the following coding sequences:
- a CDS encoding SoxR reducing system RseC family protein: MGQMLKHTGVVIHVDEQKNATVEVMREHACTGCGEKSACTMSDGNNVRITFKNARDLSKGDHVEIAIDTGNFMRSLLTVYAAPLALMLIAGVTADSVQNNQLITAAATLTAPAVYFLLLRLRNRGRAVQTYRKIN; this comes from the coding sequence ATGGGCCAGATGCTGAAACACACGGGAGTGGTTATTCATGTTGACGAGCAGAAAAACGCCACCGTGGAGGTTATGCGAGAACACGCCTGCACAGGCTGCGGAGAGAAATCCGCCTGCACCATGTCCGACGGAAACAACGTCCGGATAACATTCAAAAACGCCCGTGACCTTTCGAAGGGCGACCACGTGGAAATAGCCATCGATACCGGAAATTTCATGCGCTCACTGCTGACAGTATACGCCGCCCCGCTGGCTCTGATGCTCATTGCCGGGGTCACTGCGGATTCGGTTCAGAACAATCAGCTTATAACAGCCGCCGCAACCCTTACCGCTCCGGCCGTATATTTTCTACTTCTGCGCCTGCGAAACAGAGGCAGAGCCGTTCAGACCTACCGGAAGATAAACTAA
- a CDS encoding DUF342 domain-containing protein: MPVTTLKTLTPHNEHELRKLLEHVYGIEPNWIRIQLDEEHLATIEIETEMDIDSRIAVVINDGGMKAEFSLFPAINKGKTLDNDAIENYLIKEKRLYKELLNWDSIKHAIQYYLAGFIVEKVLAAEGMPAENGQDAWMKLHFDLDDRRPRELEDGSVDFKDINHIVTVEENQLLISFHPETAGREGTKVTGEKIPAVKGKKLVIHKGRGVYFDEERQGYAAKDGGYVIFESNRLSVNPIYSVYGDVDYSVGNIKFDGTVSVSGDVLSGFSIEAKNIIVWGIVRDAMLIAKDDITVKTGIKSTGKCVLKAGRHVTAGFIENSVVEAGQTINIKSYCLNSKLYSEGEIIATSGDGIVSGGEIRAFAGIHVRKLGLDQGPQFKVCVGVKHNLEDKLEGSMAEKDKLEQTIKAADEKIRKLAKMNPDITKNPKLKAIIASRSLLVKKFQTMDERVDQIIKSSMHPMPFIRVDDTVHDGVILVFYGTEKNITQSEGKGKFVFDKASGKINKLKADAPLENLVSEVKLN, translated from the coding sequence ATGCCTGTAACAACCCTCAAAACCCTGACTCCCCACAACGAACATGAACTTAGAAAACTTCTGGAGCATGTATACGGAATTGAGCCTAACTGGATCAGAATACAGCTTGATGAGGAGCATCTGGCCACAATCGAGATCGAAACCGAAATGGACATCGACTCACGCATCGCAGTGGTCATAAACGACGGCGGAATGAAGGCCGAGTTTTCGCTCTTTCCCGCCATAAACAAAGGCAAGACACTGGACAACGACGCCATCGAAAACTATCTGATAAAAGAGAAAAGACTCTATAAGGAACTTCTGAACTGGGACAGCATTAAACACGCAATCCAGTACTATCTGGCAGGGTTCATCGTTGAAAAGGTTCTGGCCGCAGAGGGCATGCCCGCCGAAAACGGTCAGGATGCATGGATGAAGCTCCACTTCGATCTGGACGACAGACGCCCGAGAGAGCTTGAGGACGGCAGCGTTGACTTTAAGGATATTAACCACATTGTCACCGTTGAGGAGAATCAGCTTCTAATCTCTTTCCATCCTGAAACAGCCGGAAGAGAGGGGACGAAGGTCACGGGAGAAAAAATTCCGGCGGTGAAGGGTAAAAAACTCGTAATCCACAAAGGCCGAGGCGTCTATTTTGATGAAGAGCGTCAGGGATATGCCGCAAAGGACGGCGGATATGTGATATTCGAGAGCAACAGACTGAGCGTTAACCCTATCTACTCGGTCTACGGCGACGTGGACTACTCGGTGGGCAATATAAAATTTGACGGAACCGTATCCGTCTCAGGCGACGTTTTAAGCGGTTTCAGCATTGAAGCCAAAAATATCATCGTCTGGGGAATAGTGCGGGACGCTATGCTCATCGCAAAGGACGACATAACTGTGAAAACAGGTATAAAATCCACCGGCAAGTGCGTTCTGAAAGCCGGAAGACACGTCACCGCAGGTTTTATCGAAAACTCAGTTGTCGAAGCCGGACAGACCATAAATATCAAAAGCTACTGCCTTAACTCAAAACTCTACAGCGAGGGCGAAATAATCGCCACATCCGGCGACGGAATTGTCAGCGGCGGTGAGATAAGGGCTTTTGCCGGAATACATGTAAGAAAACTGGGACTTGATCAGGGGCCGCAGTTCAAAGTATGTGTCGGTGTCAAGCACAACCTTGAGGACAAGCTGGAAGGTTCCATGGCCGAAAAGGACAAACTGGAACAGACCATAAAGGCCGCAGACGAAAAGATACGCAAGCTGGCAAAAATGAATCCGGATATCACAAAGAATCCGAAGCTGAAAGCAATAATCGCATCCAGAAGTCTTCTGGTCAAAAAGTTTCAGACCATGGACGAAAGGGTGGATCAGATTATAAAATCCTCCATGCACCCTATGCCGTTCATCCGTGTGGACGACACGGTGCACGACGGGGTGATCCTTGTTTTCTACGGCACTGAGAAGAACATAACCCAGTCCGAAGGAAAGGGTAAATTTGTTTTCGACAAGGCATCCGGAAAAATAAACAAGCTGAAGGCGGACGCTCCGCTTGAAAATCTGGTTTCAGAAGTTAAGCTGAATTAA
- a CDS encoding tetratricopeptide repeat protein, producing the protein MAYRSYIKKVPGFTFLGPTLIFAGMLTASDTGLTYALNPDMVLDGLSRNLAVFYFIVTAFFSFLLMHAGYLLYSGMVYSRYYASIVLYSCLTALMARVFLLGFQPAPWKIFIEGAFLIAALLYIGQRQFRLRFDYKRSVVGVTVFFIWVMTFMTAGYFYKRVKDMNSTPPINTVTLEAAPVSTEVTPLPFGYGLKIPPNFHLSSIENDSGTLYVTFHNPDYGYIILSNFSSMTPVFKRMRVLGYKNEMDFISRFFTESVGLLQLYVRRNMTSLHVREFDKVEVGDMSIFMEKSNGDNSIAHIFKGSELLGEVSILSISMNDTGMYNEIFSTIISDEPEKDAHKLFENGLKLQQEGKIEEAKRLFAWAMVINPDDPEYRYVLAETFAMTGYVSSAKKQLEACLKLSRGHQRALKLAGALSKLK; encoded by the coding sequence ATGGCATATAGAAGCTACATTAAAAAAGTCCCCGGATTCACTTTTCTGGGACCAACTCTTATATTTGCCGGAATGCTGACCGCTTCGGACACGGGACTGACCTATGCCCTGAATCCGGACATGGTGCTTGACGGCTTAAGCAGAAACCTTGCCGTGTTCTATTTCATAGTCACGGCCTTTTTCAGCTTCCTTCTGATGCATGCCGGATATCTTCTTTACAGCGGAATGGTTTACAGCAGATACTATGCCAGTATCGTCTTATATTCGTGCCTGACTGCGCTCATGGCCAGAGTATTTCTGCTGGGTTTTCAGCCCGCTCCCTGGAAAATATTCATCGAGGGTGCGTTCCTCATTGCCGCCCTCTTATACATAGGCCAGAGACAGTTCAGACTCCGCTTCGACTACAAGCGGAGCGTTGTCGGGGTCACCGTCTTTTTCATATGGGTGATGACCTTCATGACCGCAGGATATTTCTATAAGCGTGTGAAGGACATGAACAGCACTCCGCCCATAAATACCGTCACACTTGAGGCGGCTCCCGTCAGCACAGAGGTGACACCGCTCCCCTTCGGCTACGGGCTTAAAATTCCCCCGAACTTCCATCTCTCGTCCATAGAGAACGATTCCGGAACCCTGTATGTAACTTTCCATAATCCTGATTACGGATACATCATATTAAGCAACTTCTCATCAATGACCCCCGTTTTCAAGCGCATGCGAGTGCTTGGCTACAAAAACGAAATGGATTTCATAAGCCGGTTTTTCACAGAATCGGTGGGGCTTCTCCAGCTTTATGTCCGCAGAAACATGACCAGCCTGCACGTTCGGGAGTTTGACAAGGTTGAGGTGGGCGATATGTCCATTTTTATGGAAAAGTCCAACGGCGACAACTCAATAGCTCACATCTTCAAAGGAAGCGAGCTGCTGGGCGAGGTGAGCATCCTGTCCATCTCCATGAACGACACGGGAATGTATAACGAGATTTTTTCAACAATAATAAGCGACGAACCGGAAAAAGATGCCCACAAACTGTTCGAAAACGGACTGAAACTTCAGCAGGAAGGCAAAATAGAGGAAGCAAAACGCCTCTTTGCATGGGCAATGGTAATAAATCCGGACGATCCGGAGTACAGATACGTTCTGGCAGAGACCTTCGCCATGACGGGCTATGTTTCAAGCGCAAAGAAACAGCTTGAGGCATGCCTTAAACTGTCCAGAGGACACCAGCGGGCACTCAAGCTTGCGGGCGCTCTCAGCAAACTCAAATAG
- a CDS encoding transglutaminase domain-containing protein, protein MKFRIFALLIVLLIGAGVYFFDDILRLSVQASPKTQMVQPVEEPVQITAQTEPLPEKEAEKVTIGSVLNPLAEQSPFYRYSSKVLHNDPALAELTASITAGCYGDVYCQVQNIFEHIRGKVPYVGEPDGVENILAPYETLAKGGDCEDLSILLASMLNTIGLRPYLVVVPEHMYVMACGLNGGQVFQPTLINVFNQTTQTGGNKAFMMELKKLDHVQIEADGSSPFDITVFPSRFEYERYRDKKQANYYPDCSAKGVMNFSKECLFSRDNAVLMVSGSEPVVVSMRVDSVRMPNVRQYRYDNMSCIMLDPSYRGNAADIGSEMPKNLHARKEVVKAY, encoded by the coding sequence CGGCTGTCAGTTCAGGCCTCTCCGAAAACGCAGATGGTTCAGCCTGTGGAGGAACCCGTACAGATTACCGCTCAGACGGAACCCCTGCCGGAAAAGGAAGCTGAGAAAGTTACCATCGGCTCGGTGCTTAACCCTCTGGCGGAACAGTCACCATTTTACAGATACAGCTCAAAGGTTCTGCATAACGACCCTGCACTGGCGGAACTCACCGCAAGCATAACCGCAGGGTGCTACGGCGACGTGTACTGTCAGGTGCAGAATATATTCGAGCATATCAGGGGGAAGGTTCCATATGTGGGTGAACCTGACGGGGTTGAGAACATCCTTGCTCCCTATGAAACCCTTGCGAAGGGGGGCGACTGCGAGGATCTGTCCATTCTGCTGGCTTCCATGCTGAACACCATAGGGCTTCGACCCTATCTGGTGGTGGTTCCGGAGCACATGTACGTCATGGCCTGCGGGCTGAACGGCGGACAGGTGTTTCAGCCGACGCTCATAAACGTATTTAACCAGACCACACAGACGGGCGGCAACAAAGCCTTTATGATGGAACTGAAAAAGCTGGATCACGTTCAGATAGAGGCGGACGGCTCATCGCCGTTTGATATCACTGTTTTTCCGTCCAGATTCGAATATGAAAGGTACAGAGACAAAAAACAGGCCAACTATTATCCGGACTGCTCCGCAAAGGGCGTAATGAATTTCAGCAAAGAATGCCTTTTTTCAAGGGATAATGCAGTGCTGATGGTTTCCGGCAGCGAGCCTGTAGTGGTCTCCATGCGGGTTGATTCGGTGCGGATGCCCAATGTCAGGCAGTACCGCTACGACAATATGTCATGCATAATGCTCGACCCGTCATACAGGGGCAATGCCGCTGACATCGGCTCGGAAATGCCGAAAAATCTGCATGCCAGGAAAGAGGTTGTGAAGGCTTATTAG
- a CDS encoding lipopolysaccharide biosynthesis protein → MKRYIDRLKSRLQGDGAAGVFRNMLILATGTTASKAIGFLASLVVTRLFTPEDFGAMSLFIAFTSLIAPLATLCYSYAIPLPKSRCLAANIIVMNFAITAFMTMVTGLVFIFAGDIIFKAANADGLQPYIWLILMTQFFGGIYETLSSFATRERAFKPIAKTKMIQSFFGALAKIVSGFSHFGVTGLLIGQAYSQAGGSFIYFKAFRESLSKSIRSINLKRVLKTALLYRDFPMYRLPSQFLLTFSIQIPLLMTGKLFGMGTVGQLGLATSVLSLPVILFGVSAGQAYYAEAARIGAHNPKELYSLSKKVAGKLFLVSLLPFAVLQLAGEPLFVLVFGKAWHQSGTFASMLSVSLLAQFVVVPIVNVLTVLGKQKMFLMFNIMRTLTIVGLFSACGYLKLTANESILAYSILLAANYGVMSLVIFRIIRSRF, encoded by the coding sequence GTGAAAAGATACATCGATAGACTTAAAAGCAGACTGCAGGGCGACGGAGCGGCGGGGGTTTTCCGCAATATGCTCATTCTGGCCACGGGAACCACAGCATCCAAGGCTATCGGGTTTCTGGCATCGCTTGTGGTCACAAGGCTGTTCACCCCAGAGGACTTCGGCGCAATGTCGCTCTTCATAGCCTTCACATCGCTGATTGCTCCCCTTGCAACTCTCTGTTATTCATACGCAATCCCCCTGCCCAAAAGCCGCTGTCTGGCGGCGAACATCATTGTTATGAATTTTGCAATAACTGCGTTCATGACCATGGTAACGGGTCTTGTTTTCATATTCGCAGGAGATATAATCTTTAAAGCCGCCAACGCCGACGGTCTTCAGCCTTATATCTGGCTGATACTGATGACGCAGTTCTTCGGCGGGATATACGAGACTCTGAGCAGTTTCGCCACCCGTGAGCGTGCTTTCAAACCCATCGCCAAAACAAAGATGATCCAGTCGTTCTTCGGTGCGTTGGCAAAGATAGTCTCCGGATTCTCCCATTTCGGGGTTACGGGACTTCTGATAGGTCAGGCATATTCTCAGGCGGGCGGAAGTTTTATATATTTCAAAGCCTTCCGGGAATCGCTTTCTAAATCAATCCGCAGCATAAACCTTAAAAGGGTGCTGAAAACCGCCCTGCTCTACCGTGATTTCCCCATGTACCGTCTGCCTTCGCAGTTTCTTCTGACCTTTTCCATCCAGATCCCCCTGCTTATGACGGGCAAACTGTTCGGAATGGGCACTGTGGGTCAGCTTGGCCTTGCAACATCCGTTCTGTCGCTTCCGGTGATACTCTTCGGGGTGTCCGCCGGACAGGCATATTACGCCGAAGCCGCAAGGATAGGCGCCCACAACCCAAAGGAGCTTTACAGCCTTTCGAAAAAAGTAGCCGGAAAACTTTTTCTGGTGAGCCTGCTCCCCTTCGCCGTGCTCCAGCTGGCGGGTGAACCGCTCTTTGTTCTGGTGTTCGGCAAGGCATGGCACCAGTCGGGAACTTTTGCCTCAATGCTCTCCGTTTCACTCCTCGCCCAGTTCGTTGTTGTGCCCATTGTCAACGTACTGACAGTTCTGGGCAAACAGAAGATGTTCCTCATGTTCAACATAATGCGCACGCTGACCATTGTGGGGCTTTTCTCCGCCTGCGGATATCTGAAACTCACAGCCAACGAATCCATTCTGGCTTACAGCATCCTGCTGGCGGCAAACTATGGGGTAATGTCGCTGGTTATTTTCAGAATAATAAGGAGCAGGTTTTAA